One bacterium DNA segment encodes these proteins:
- a CDS encoding acyl-CoA dehydrogenase family protein — MVPVDRSPGSLDPRLESALADARALAPLIEAEAEASEAAGTLTPKVVESFREARLLRAFLPGELGGDEIPPVALVALVEEVARQDGSAGWCFGMNGIITGICASRLSDAGIDRIYGDGDPTRILMAGGFPPQGRAVREGDAWRVSADMRFGSGILHADFVVCTTLEIVDDQPVMDGAMPRMRTFVVPREDVRVTDNWQVSGLEATGSCDYHLDDQLLPDETSFIASSPDALRGPALYDLPILSVANAPHTGFALGVGRRALEEVAEHAGWRQRLASRSKLAERGAFQQAYARARTRLDAARHLSFTRFRELAEAGARDSGVTADERANLSAATTFAYETAVESARTAFGAAGASAVYRNNRLQRCLRDIETGAQHIVPSDESWERVAQYWLGLGEPAML, encoded by the coding sequence ATGGTACCCGTCGACCGCTCCCCGGGGTCTCTCGATCCTCGACTCGAATCCGCCCTGGCGGACGCGCGCGCGCTGGCGCCCTTGATCGAAGCGGAGGCCGAAGCGTCGGAAGCGGCGGGTACGCTCACCCCGAAGGTCGTCGAGTCGTTTCGGGAGGCCCGGCTGTTGCGTGCGTTCCTGCCCGGGGAGCTGGGTGGGGACGAGATCCCGCCCGTGGCGCTCGTCGCGCTCGTCGAGGAGGTGGCCCGCCAGGACGGCTCGGCGGGCTGGTGCTTCGGCATGAACGGGATCATCACCGGCATCTGCGCTTCGCGCCTCTCCGACGCGGGCATCGACCGCATCTACGGCGACGGGGATCCGACGCGGATCCTGATGGCCGGCGGCTTTCCTCCGCAGGGTCGCGCCGTACGCGAAGGGGACGCCTGGCGCGTTTCCGCGGACATGCGCTTCGGCTCGGGGATCCTCCACGCGGACTTCGTCGTCTGCACGACCCTCGAGATCGTGGACGACCAGCCGGTGATGGACGGCGCGATGCCGCGGATGCGGACCTTCGTCGTCCCGCGCGAGGACGTCCGGGTGACCGACAATTGGCAGGTCTCGGGCCTCGAGGCCACCGGCAGCTGCGACTACCACCTGGACGACCAGCTGCTCCCGGACGAGACGAGCTTCATCGCGAGCTCCCCCGACGCTCTGCGCGGTCCGGCGCTCTACGACCTGCCGATCCTGTCCGTCGCGAACGCGCCCCATACGGGCTTCGCCCTGGGCGTCGGTCGCCGTGCCCTCGAAGAGGTCGCCGAGCACGCCGGTTGGCGGCAGCGCCTCGCGAGCCGCTCGAAGCTCGCCGAGCGGGGCGCCTTCCAGCAGGCCTACGCGCGGGCGCGCACGCGGCTGGACGCGGCGCGACACCTCTCGTTCACCCGGTTCAGGGAGCTGGCCGAAGCCGGCGCTCGAGACAGCGGCGTCACCGCCGACGAGCGGGCCAATCTCTCCGCCGCGACGACCTTCGCGTACGAGACCGCGGTCGAGTCGGCGCGGACCGCCTTCGGCGCAGCCGGGGCCTCGGCGGTCTACCGGAACAACCGGCTCCAGCGATGCCTCCGGGACATCGAGACCGGCGCCCAGCACATCGTCCCCTCCGACGAGAGCTGGGAACGCGTCGCGCAGTACTGGCTCGGCCTGGGTGAGCCGGCGATGCTCTGA
- a CDS encoding MerR family transcriptional regulator, whose amino-acid sequence MPVLRIGEVEKRSGIAASAIRYYENEGLLPPPERRSGRRVYDESILARLSLIELAKHAGFSIAEIARLVAGFGRRTPPGELWRRLAKRKLTEIEARIAEAEQMKAVLETVIACRCPTVEDCVEAFEARP is encoded by the coding sequence ATGCCGGTGCTGAGGATCGGCGAGGTCGAAAAGCGCAGCGGAATCGCCGCCTCCGCGATCCGCTACTACGAGAACGAAGGCCTGCTCCCTCCGCCCGAGCGACGCAGCGGGCGGCGCGTCTACGACGAGTCGATCCTCGCGCGGCTGAGCCTGATCGAGCTGGCGAAGCACGCCGGCTTCAGCATCGCCGAGATCGCACGGCTGGTGGCGGGATTCGGTCGGAGGACACCGCCCGGTGAGCTCTGGCGACGGCTCGCGAAGAGGAAGCTGACCGAGATCGAGGCCCGGATCGCGGAGGCCGAGCAGATGAAGGCGGTGCTGGAGACGGTGATCGCGTGTCGATGCCCGACCGTCGAAGACTGCGTCGAAGCGTTCGAGGCCCGTCCGTGA
- a CDS encoding alkylphosphonate utilization protein, with protein MPDRLACPVCSMDDLLEREDVWECTTCGHEWSRERVVLDANGHPLADGDAVTLVKDLKVKGSSSTLKAGTKIKKIRLVDPAQNADHDIDAKTPEGMGVLIRSKWVKKA; from the coding sequence ATGCCCGATCGCCTCGCATGCCCCGTCTGCTCGATGGACGACCTCCTCGAAAGGGAGGACGTCTGGGAGTGCACGACCTGCGGCCACGAGTGGTCGCGGGAGCGCGTGGTGCTCGACGCGAACGGACATCCGCTCGCCGACGGAGATGCCGTGACCCTCGTGAAGGACCTGAAGGTCAAGGGCAGCTCGAGCACCCTCAAGGCCGGAACGAAGATCAAGAAGATCCGGCTCGTCGACCCGGCGCAGAACGCGGATCACGACATCGATGCGAAGACGCCGGAGGGGATGGGCGTCCTGATCCGGTCGAAGTGGGTGAAGAAGGCGTAG
- a CDS encoding TauD/TfdA family dioxygenase: MPLSIESTGQACGARVTGLDLTKRQGDETVAALRAAWLEHHVLVFPDQPIDDDDLERFALYFGPFGHDPFFGPIPGREHIAAIRRDADETSPLFAENFHSDWSFQEKPPQGTVLRSVVTPPSGGDTLFANQHAAYEAMPAALRERIAGLRAIHSAKIPYSKEGTYGEGDQAARSMDIRPSDEALAEFVHPLVREHPETGRPAVFSTLGYIVGIEGLSQDEALPLLKEVYDWQTREDVIYRHEWAPDMLVMWDNRSVLHAATGGYEGHDRLLHRTTVGSA, translated from the coding sequence ATGCCCCTCTCGATCGAATCGACCGGACAAGCCTGCGGCGCACGCGTCACGGGCCTCGACCTGACCAAGCGCCAGGGCGACGAGACCGTCGCGGCCCTGCGCGCCGCCTGGCTCGAGCATCACGTCCTCGTCTTTCCCGATCAGCCGATCGACGACGACGACCTGGAGCGCTTCGCGCTCTACTTCGGGCCCTTCGGTCACGATCCCTTCTTCGGGCCGATTCCGGGGCGCGAACACATCGCCGCGATCCGCCGCGACGCCGACGAGACCTCGCCGCTCTTCGCCGAGAACTTCCACTCCGACTGGAGCTTCCAGGAGAAACCGCCCCAGGGCACAGTCCTGCGAAGCGTCGTGACGCCACCGAGCGGGGGCGACACCCTCTTCGCGAATCAGCACGCCGCCTACGAAGCCATGCCGGCGGCGCTCCGCGAGCGGATCGCCGGACTCCGCGCGATCCACTCCGCGAAGATCCCCTATTCGAAGGAGGGGACCTACGGCGAAGGCGATCAGGCGGCGCGGAGCATGGACATCCGCCCCTCGGACGAGGCCCTGGCCGAGTTCGTCCATCCCCTCGTCCGCGAGCATCCCGAGACCGGCCGCCCCGCCGTCTTCAGCACCCTCGGCTACATCGTCGGAATCGAAGGCCTGTCCCAGGACGAAGCGCTGCCGCTCCTCAAGGAAGTCTACGACTGGCAGACCCGCGAGGACGTGATCTACCGCCACGAATGGGCGCCGGACATGCTCGTGATGTGGGACAACCGGAGCGTCCTGCACGCCGCCACCGGCGGCTACGAGGGCCACGATCGGTTGCTCCACCGCACGACGGTCGGCAGCGCCTGA
- a CDS encoding aminotransferase class I/II-fold pyridoxal phosphate-dependent enzyme gives MKRIDYAGSVHDEEEIEAVVSVLRGGARALRLGRHTREMERLVAEAFGKRRGIMVNSGSSALYLAVELLGLEPGDEVLTAALTFSTDIASILRTNLVPVLVDVTEDTYQIDVDQIESAIGPRTRAILAPNLIGNCPNWDDIRAIADRHGLQVIEDSCDCLGATLDGTPTGTRSDITVTSFALSHIITAAGTGGMVCLDDDALVDRALTLRRWGRRSEPKFFGSQKGTRTFFSDLDGLEYDDLFIFDEVGWNFEPSELSAAFGCVQMRKLPENLARRQRNYELLTEILAKRPDVFVLPRVTPGIETAWHMFPFLIRPDSGVRRGEFQKHMESNGIDTRMVWSGNVARQPAFRDKPHRIAPGGLGNCDRVMEQGLILPSNHGIDDAGIAYMGETIEAFFA, from the coding sequence ATGAAGCGGATCGACTATGCGGGGAGCGTCCACGACGAGGAGGAGATCGAGGCGGTCGTCTCGGTGCTTCGCGGCGGCGCGAGGGCGCTCCGGCTCGGGAGGCACACGCGCGAGATGGAGCGGCTCGTCGCCGAGGCCTTCGGCAAGCGCCGAGGGATCATGGTGAACTCGGGCTCGAGCGCGCTCTACCTGGCCGTAGAGCTGCTCGGGCTCGAGCCCGGCGACGAAGTGCTGACGGCGGCCCTCACGTTCTCGACGGACATCGCATCGATCCTGCGAACGAACCTCGTGCCGGTCCTGGTCGACGTGACCGAGGACACGTACCAGATCGACGTCGACCAGATCGAGAGCGCGATCGGACCCCGGACCAGGGCGATCCTGGCGCCGAACCTGATCGGCAACTGCCCGAACTGGGACGACATCCGCGCGATCGCCGACCGCCACGGGCTCCAGGTGATCGAGGACAGCTGCGACTGCCTGGGCGCCACCCTCGACGGGACGCCGACGGGCACGCGTTCCGACATCACCGTCACGAGCTTCGCGCTCTCCCACATCATCACCGCCGCCGGGACCGGCGGCATGGTCTGCCTCGACGACGACGCCCTCGTCGATCGCGCGCTCACGCTCCGCCGCTGGGGCCGCCGCTCCGAGCCCAAGTTCTTCGGCTCGCAGAAGGGCACCCGGACCTTCTTCAGCGACCTCGACGGTCTGGAGTACGACGACCTCTTCATCTTCGACGAGGTCGGGTGGAACTTCGAGCCGAGCGAGCTCTCGGCCGCCTTCGGCTGCGTGCAGATGAGGAAGCTCCCGGAGAACCTCGCCCGGCGCCAGCGCAACTATGAACTCCTGACCGAGATCCTCGCCAAGCGCCCCGACGTCTTCGTCCTGCCGCGCGTCACGCCCGGGATCGAGACCGCCTGGCACATGTTCCCGTTCCTGATTCGCCCGGATTCCGGCGTTCGCCGAGGCGAGTTCCAGAAACACATGGAGTCGAACGGGATCGACACGCGCATGGTCTGGAGCGGCAACGTCGCGCGGCAGCCCGCTTTCCGGGACAAGCCGCACCGGATCGCGCCCGGCGGCCTCGGGAACTGCGATCGCGTGATGGAGCAGGGGCTGATCCTGCCCTCGAATCACGGGATCGACGATGCGGGGATCGCCTACATGGGCGAGACGATCGAGGCGTTCTTCGCCTGA
- a CDS encoding SDR family oxidoreductase has product MRLEGRRVLVLGASSGLGKASAIELAREGARVCVAARRTERLAETVEETGRRAFAVACDVRDEASCKSAVDAAVAELGGLDGVVYAPGISTFGPIEGITAKEWQDIFATNVFGLSLILNAAIEHLNAARGRVVVISSITIDDSPPRPFQATYGVSKIALERLIEAWQGEHHAVGFTSIACGDTLSEFGHANDMERMIPIVQKWQKLEYLYGRMMDPSSIAEQVVNGLAARETIRRIAITPAYPEAVDDENRAESGLDALALNREKGS; this is encoded by the coding sequence ATGCGACTGGAAGGAAGACGAGTCCTCGTCCTGGGCGCGAGCTCCGGGCTCGGAAAGGCTTCGGCGATCGAGTTGGCGCGGGAGGGCGCGCGCGTCTGCGTCGCGGCGCGGAGAACCGAGCGCCTCGCCGAGACTGTCGAAGAGACTGGACGGCGTGCCTTCGCCGTGGCGTGCGACGTGCGGGACGAAGCGTCCTGCAAGAGTGCTGTCGACGCCGCCGTGGCCGAGCTCGGTGGGCTCGACGGCGTGGTCTACGCGCCCGGGATCTCCACCTTCGGACCGATCGAAGGAATCACGGCAAAGGAGTGGCAGGACATCTTCGCGACCAACGTCTTCGGCCTCTCCCTCATCCTCAACGCGGCCATCGAGCACCTGAACGCCGCCCGCGGGCGCGTGGTCGTCATCTCGTCGATCACGATCGACGACTCCCCGCCGCGCCCCTTCCAGGCCACCTACGGCGTGAGCAAGATCGCCCTCGAGCGCCTGATCGAGGCGTGGCAGGGGGAGCACCACGCCGTGGGCTTCACCTCGATCGCCTGCGGCGACACGCTCTCGGAATTCGGCCACGCCAACGACATGGAGCGGATGATCCCGATCGTCCAGAAGTGGCAGAAGCTCGAGTATCTCTACGGGCGCATGATGGACCCGTCCTCGATCGCGGAGCAGGTCGTGAACGGCCTCGCGGCGCGTGAGACGATCCGACGGATCGCGATCACACCCGCCTATCCGGAAGCCGTCGACGACGAGAACCGCGCCGAGTCGGGCCTCGATGCGCTCGCGCTCAACCGCGAGAAAGGCTCCTGA
- a CDS encoding MaoC family dehydratase: MSEPSEAFGHRTVTDASILRFGSLTGDYAQMHFDLDFGPAQGMGGTIAHGLLTASWSLGALAQHAPERLAIGDGDAYVAGFRVRFGKMVYIGDLFSLRWHEADAPATEGLEGGDRLDTAFEVVNQHGEVSTSGSVSVARGRTSLPPAPAPLEIAPWSKDAVPLPIHADDMVEYGPRGESLGRTVTEADLVAWTGFTGELNPAYLNEPFSQAGRFRARVAPPMWTFCLGFGDYLRDLLSVSMPSTGFAGHLGDRWRFLAPVFVGDTLRTRHRPVSFKPSSSRPGMGIVEFAIELVNQHDEIVQDGRVVMMIGART, encoded by the coding sequence ATGAGCGAACCGAGCGAAGCCTTCGGGCACCGGACCGTGACCGACGCGTCGATTCTGCGCTTCGGGAGCCTGACCGGCGACTACGCGCAGATGCACTTCGACCTGGACTTCGGCCCCGCGCAGGGCATGGGCGGGACCATCGCCCACGGACTCCTCACCGCGTCCTGGAGTCTCGGTGCGTTGGCGCAGCACGCGCCGGAGCGCCTCGCGATCGGCGACGGCGACGCGTACGTCGCAGGCTTTCGCGTACGCTTCGGGAAGATGGTGTACATCGGCGACCTCTTTTCGCTCCGTTGGCACGAGGCGGACGCGCCGGCCACCGAGGGGCTGGAGGGCGGGGACCGGCTCGACACGGCATTCGAGGTGGTGAATCAGCACGGGGAGGTCTCGACCTCCGGGTCCGTCAGCGTCGCCCGAGGCAGAACGAGTCTGCCTCCGGCGCCCGCGCCCCTCGAGATCGCACCCTGGTCGAAGGACGCAGTGCCGCTCCCCATCCACGCCGACGACATGGTCGAGTACGGACCACGCGGTGAGAGCCTCGGGCGGACGGTCACCGAAGCGGATCTCGTCGCCTGGACGGGCTTCACGGGGGAGCTGAATCCCGCGTACTTGAACGAGCCCTTCTCGCAGGCGGGGCGATTCCGGGCGCGGGTGGCGCCGCCGATGTGGACCTTCTGCCTGGGGTTCGGCGACTACCTGCGCGATCTCCTGTCGGTCTCGATGCCGTCGACGGGATTCGCGGGGCACCTCGGGGATCGGTGGCGCTTTCTCGCCCCGGTCTTCGTCGGGGACACGCTGCGGACGCGCCATCGGCCCGTGTCGTTCAAGCCGTCTTCCAGCCGACCCGGGATGGGGATCGTCGAGTTCGCGATCGAGCTCGTGAACCAGCACGACGAGATCGTGCAGGACGGGCGCGTCGTCATGATGATCGGCGCCCGCACGTAG
- a CDS encoding LysR family transcriptional regulator: MDFEQLRIFLVLAEERTFLGAANRLATSRSRVRRKLDQLEADAGTALVSREQSGLVLTPAGVALARRGRALLEDARQLISHVREVGEEPTGILKIALPFAPAPPGWDEICHSLQQAHPKLGLEFIHAERPEALLPGRAEIALGFSGEPPAGCRSMIVGEYPIRLVASDVYLQRRRPPASLDQLPSHRLAVWRGPEQAPEELRLREGRPLPIAPILVSDDPRAIQRAVSDGDVLGVLPAMPSLDDPSLKPLFTESIAGTATLRLSVPEVLSDLPRVARFLELSATLHPQPG, encoded by the coding sequence ATGGACTTCGAGCAGCTCCGAATCTTCCTGGTGCTCGCCGAGGAGCGTACCTTCCTCGGCGCCGCGAATCGCCTCGCGACGTCCCGCTCCCGCGTGCGACGCAAGCTCGACCAGCTGGAGGCCGACGCCGGCACGGCCCTGGTCTCGCGGGAGCAGAGCGGCCTCGTCCTGACGCCGGCGGGCGTCGCGCTGGCGAGGCGCGGACGCGCGCTGCTCGAAGATGCCCGACAGCTGATCTCGCACGTGCGCGAAGTGGGCGAGGAACCGACGGGAATCCTCAAGATCGCGCTGCCCTTCGCGCCGGCGCCGCCAGGCTGGGACGAGATCTGTCACTCGCTCCAGCAGGCCCACCCCAAGCTCGGTCTCGAGTTCATCCATGCGGAGAGGCCGGAAGCGCTTCTCCCCGGTCGAGCCGAGATCGCCCTGGGCTTCTCCGGCGAGCCCCCGGCCGGATGCCGGTCCATGATCGTGGGCGAGTACCCGATCCGACTCGTCGCGAGCGACGTGTACTTGCAGCGTCGTCGCCCGCCGGCGTCCCTCGATCAGCTCCCGTCCCATCGCCTCGCCGTCTGGCGCGGCCCGGAGCAGGCGCCGGAGGAGCTTCGGCTCCGTGAGGGTCGACCCCTGCCGATCGCGCCGATCCTGGTGAGCGACGATCCCCGTGCGATCCAGCGGGCGGTCTCGGACGGCGACGTCCTCGGCGTGCTGCCCGCGATGCCGAGCCTGGACGACCCGAGCCTCAAGCCGCTCTTCACCGAGTCGATCGCCGGCACGGCGACTCTCCGCCTCTCGGTCCCGGAGGTCCTCTCCGACCTGCCCCGGGTCGCGCGCTTCCTCGAGCTGAGCGCCACCCTCCATCCCCAGCCGGGCTGA
- a CDS encoding FAD-binding protein, which translates to MAKHDPRPDRPAADDTEEGGLSRRGFLGATASGLALGASALACAPDETDSEPAWDREVDVVLVGTGTGLVGGLAAAAAGASVLALEKRLVVGGSTGHSGGVAWVPNNHCMSREGIEDSRENALLYCNRLAMQQADDELLEAFVDGAPEMLRFVEDNTPLTFRVSTIMGDNADYHPEWPGAVQKGRSVEPVVERQGLLGPELIEGFRQGFEAAGGEILTETPVRRLVVAPDADGRSRVVGVEAEREGKPFRVRARRGVHLAAGGFEWDPEMKRHYLRGPTSYTLGASGNEGDGIRMAQAIGADLRNMNEVWGITVYVGEAEPLAEHRMGASLNAEIEKRAAGSIVVNSRGERFHNEAADYDTTWRSYHTWENWGELGYRNLPAFLLFDGAARERGTIAGLPADQPLPDWVESAPSLAELAEKLGIDPAGLSRTVARFNAFARDLRDPDFHRGESSYDRYGQPDKAITLAPLEQAPFYGAQVAAADLGTCGGARVNANAQVLDPFGEVIPGLYASGNNAGVGSPGTSYGGGGGTIGPAMTFAFLAGRALGAAETSA; encoded by the coding sequence ATGGCGAAGCACGACCCGCGACCGGACCGTCCGGCTGCCGACGACACCGAAGAAGGAGGCCTCTCGCGTCGGGGCTTCCTCGGCGCCACCGCCTCCGGCCTCGCCCTCGGCGCGAGCGCCCTCGCCTGCGCGCCCGACGAAACCGACTCGGAACCGGCCTGGGATCGCGAGGTCGACGTCGTGCTCGTCGGGACCGGCACCGGACTCGTCGGCGGTCTGGCCGCGGCCGCCGCGGGCGCGTCGGTCCTCGCCCTCGAGAAGCGGCTGGTCGTGGGCGGCAGTACCGGCCACTCGGGTGGCGTGGCCTGGGTGCCGAACAACCACTGCATGTCGCGCGAAGGCATCGAGGACAGCCGCGAGAACGCGCTGCTCTATTGCAACCGCCTGGCGATGCAGCAGGCCGACGACGAGCTCCTCGAAGCCTTCGTCGACGGTGCGCCGGAGATGCTGCGCTTCGTCGAAGACAATACGCCGCTCACCTTCCGGGTCTCCACGATCATGGGGGACAACGCCGACTACCATCCGGAATGGCCCGGTGCCGTGCAGAAGGGCCGGAGCGTCGAGCCCGTCGTGGAACGCCAGGGACTCCTCGGTCCCGAGCTGATCGAGGGCTTCCGGCAGGGCTTCGAGGCCGCCGGGGGAGAGATCCTGACGGAGACGCCCGTGCGACGACTCGTCGTCGCGCCGGACGCCGACGGACGGTCCCGCGTGGTCGGCGTCGAGGCGGAGCGCGAGGGCAAGCCCTTCCGCGTGCGCGCGCGCCGCGGCGTCCACCTCGCCGCCGGCGGATTCGAATGGGATCCGGAGATGAAGCGGCACTACCTGCGCGGCCCGACGTCGTACACCCTGGGTGCCTCCGGCAACGAGGGCGACGGCATCCGGATGGCGCAAGCGATCGGCGCGGACCTCCGAAACATGAACGAGGTCTGGGGCATCACCGTCTACGTCGGAGAGGCCGAGCCCCTCGCCGAGCATCGCATGGGCGCCAGCCTGAACGCCGAGATCGAGAAGCGCGCGGCGGGCTCGATCGTCGTGAATTCACGCGGCGAGCGCTTCCACAACGAGGCCGCCGACTACGACACGACCTGGCGCAGCTACCACACGTGGGAGAACTGGGGCGAGCTCGGCTACCGGAACCTGCCCGCCTTCCTGCTCTTCGACGGGGCCGCTCGGGAGCGGGGCACGATCGCCGGCCTGCCCGCGGATCAGCCACTCCCGGATTGGGTCGAGAGCGCGCCCTCGCTCGCGGAGCTGGCCGAGAAGCTCGGCATCGACCCGGCGGGTCTCTCGCGCACGGTCGCGCGCTTCAACGCCTTCGCGCGCGACCTGCGCGACCCCGATTTCCATCGCGGCGAGAGCAGCTACGACCGCTACGGCCAGCCGGACAAGGCGATCACCCTGGCGCCCCTCGAGCAGGCCCCCTTCTACGGAGCGCAGGTCGCGGCCGCCGACCTCGGCACCTGTGGCGGCGCGCGTGTCAACGCGAACGCCCAGGTCCTCGATCCCTTCGGTGAGGTGATCCCCGGCCTCTACGCCTCCGGCAACAACGCCGGCGTCGGGAGCCCGGGGACGAGCTACGGCGGCGGCGGCGGGACGATCGGACCTGCGATGACCTTCGCCTTTCTCGCCGGACGTGCGCTCGGCGCCGCGGAGACCTCCGCCTAG
- a CDS encoding metallophosphoesterase translates to MPARFLRLLLALALVLAASGCAHRLSGPIHDAEGPAWLADDAPAAEGVPALEVAHRVVLIGDAGYFLEDDPTLAALDAWATGVDSASVVFLGDNIYNEGLTDEDRARGEKILGQQLAATAVRKIVIPGNHDWGLLPRDYNMKSIENQQGFVDGWPDGSAEFIPRDGCMGPTTRVLLDGTDETPAVVFIALDPTPWIMERIREYCPLPEGVGDDPKALHLAGLAEMLERHAEDHVILASHYPMLTGGPHGGLTYGFVADMIVTPLGWMMGGLLNTYETDYADWIAQAQAVMRAHPPAIYAAGHDHNLQLLESEDVAGLYVVSGAGARDRVSTVTNIEETIFAHAAEGFVVVDFGRTEAGQDGTVVRIVEPMVSVDTPVYEYALP, encoded by the coding sequence ATGCCCGCTCGATTCCTTCGACTCCTCCTCGCGCTTGCCCTCGTGCTGGCTGCCTCGGGCTGTGCCCATCGACTCTCCGGGCCGATCCACGATGCCGAAGGACCCGCCTGGCTCGCGGACGACGCGCCCGCGGCCGAGGGCGTGCCCGCGCTCGAAGTCGCCCATCGGGTCGTGCTGATCGGCGACGCCGGTTATTTCCTGGAAGACGATCCGACGCTCGCGGCCCTCGACGCCTGGGCGACCGGAGTGGACTCCGCCTCGGTCGTCTTTCTCGGGGACAACATCTACAACGAGGGCCTGACCGACGAGGATCGCGCCCGCGGAGAGAAGATCCTCGGCCAGCAGCTCGCCGCGACCGCAGTCCGCAAGATCGTGATCCCCGGCAATCACGACTGGGGGCTGCTCCCTCGGGACTACAACATGAAGTCGATCGAGAACCAGCAGGGCTTCGTCGACGGCTGGCCGGACGGCAGCGCCGAGTTCATCCCCAGGGACGGCTGTATGGGCCCGACCACGCGGGTCCTGCTCGATGGCACGGACGAGACGCCCGCGGTCGTCTTCATCGCCCTCGATCCGACGCCCTGGATCATGGAGCGCATCCGCGAGTACTGCCCATTGCCGGAGGGAGTGGGAGACGACCCGAAGGCGCTTCATCTGGCGGGACTGGCGGAGATGCTCGAGCGGCACGCCGAGGATCACGTGATCCTGGCTTCCCACTACCCGATGCTGACCGGCGGCCCGCACGGCGGACTCACCTACGGATTCGTGGCCGACATGATCGTGACCCCGCTCGGATGGATGATGGGCGGTCTCCTCAACACCTACGAGACCGACTACGCCGATTGGATCGCGCAGGCACAGGCCGTGATGCGGGCGCACCCGCCGGCGATCTACGCCGCCGGACACGACCACAACCTCCAGCTGCTCGAGAGCGAGGACGTCGCCGGCCTCTACGTGGTGAGCGGCGCCGGCGCACGCGACCGGGTCTCGACGGTCACGAACATCGAGGAGACGATCTTCGCCCACGCCGCCGAGGGCTTCGTCGTCGTCGACTTCGGCCGAACCGAGGCGGGGCAGGACGGAACCGTCGTCCGTATCGTGGAGCCCATGGTCTCGGTCGACACCCCGGTCTACGAGTACGCGCTTCCCTAG